One genomic region from Microcystis panniformis FACHB-1757 encodes:
- a CDS encoding RNA-guided endonuclease InsQ/TnpB family protein: MSVKNKGIKLPKLGVVKAKISQVINGKIKSVTVSKTSTDKYFAAILFEMDDSTTIEKLKISGIDLGLSSLVTVFDGETTYKIDPIKPTRKYAKRLKRRQQALSRKAKGSNNRQKAIKEVAKVHEKIANTRQDFLHKLSRKLCDENQIVVAENLNIKGLARTKLAKSIHDDGLGMLLNFLDYKLEREGGKLVKVDRFYPSTKLCSCCGFKNDSLTLSIREWICPECKSHHDRDENAAKNLREEGMRILSTNTDGQSEFQAWGETVRLLGTCTQKRVWGESRIPVTASA; encoded by the coding sequence ATGTCGGTTAAAAATAAGGGAATTAAGCTACCTAAATTAGGGGTTGTAAAAGCTAAGATTTCTCAAGTGATAAACGGCAAAATTAAATCCGTAACTGTTTCTAAAACCAGTACAGATAAATATTTTGCTGCCATCTTGTTTGAGATGGATGACTCAACAACCATTGAAAAACTAAAAATATCAGGGATAGACCTAGGTTTATCTTCTTTAGTTACGGTTTTTGATGGTGAAACAACCTACAAGATTGACCCAATCAAACCTACCAGAAAATATGCTAAACGTTTAAAGCGGAGACAACAAGCATTGTCTCGTAAAGCCAAGGGGTCTAATAATCGCCAAAAAGCCATTAAGGAGGTAGCCAAGGTTCACGAAAAGATAGCAAATACTAGACAAGATTTTCTTCATAAACTCTCCAGAAAGTTGTGCGATGAAAACCAAATCGTTGTAGCCGAGAATCTGAATATTAAAGGGTTAGCAAGGACTAAATTAGCCAAATCAATACATGACGATGGTTTGGGTATGTTGCTTAATTTCTTGGATTACAAGCTAGAAAGAGAGGGAGGAAAACTTGTAAAAGTTGACAGGTTTTATCCGAGTACAAAACTCTGTTCTTGCTGTGGATTTAAAAATGATTCGTTGACTCTCAGTATTCGTGAATGGATTTGTCCAGAATGTAAGAGTCATCACGATAGAGATGAAAACGCAGCCAAGAATTTAAGGGAAGAAGGTATGAGAATACTGTCAACAAATACCGATGGACAGTCGGAATTTCAAGCTTGGGGAGAAACTGTAAGACTCCTTGGTACTTGTACCCAAAAGCGGGTTTGGGGTGAATCAAGAATCCCCGTCACAGCGTCAGCTTGA